A segment of the Mercurialis annua linkage group LG4, ddMerAnnu1.2, whole genome shotgun sequence genome:
taatttttttaacttcaaaatACAAGTTTAAAAGTCAGGTTGACCTTTTATTCCTATAGATTTAAAtccaaaataaaaaggaaagatCATAAAGAATTGGTGTAGTTAGAGAATTACCAGACCAAGAACAGCATAATAATCATCAGCAACTACTGATGAATCATTAGTTGCAGCCTTCACTCTACTAACgcctgatgatgatgatgatcttCTTTTCGGATAATTGGTTTTTGATGGAAACATTATTAGTTTTGAAGCAGAACTAGAACAAGCAGAAGAATTTGAAGCTGATTTTAACcactgatttttaattttaagactATCTGTGCAAACAGGAGACATCAATTGAGCCATTTAAAGAAACAAATTAGTGATAcacaattcaaatataattgaTGCTGAAACGGAAGCAGCAgctttcttgttttttttttttttttttttttttttaatgaataagcAGCAGTTCTTCCTGTACTACTATTTCTGAAGCTGCATGATTtgagtattttattatttttttagttttttgtcAACTTATTAAAATGAGATATCCGAGATTTTTGAGGTGGGAGGAATTTTGcgtgaaagaaaaaaatgctGACATGGAAAATCAACAGCCAGAAGTGTACTTCTCATTTCTTTCTATAGGGTCCCTCCTCTTCAAATCCTTGTTAAGGGAGGTGATTTTTCGCAAAAATCTAAATCGCTATTTATAacaaatggattttatcaataTATTATCGTTGATTTTATCGGTCTTTTCTAGCTTCATCCGGGTTTATATATCTCGTATAACAACTCAAACGGTATAAGCGTTGAGCATCAAACTATTAGATTATGAATTTAATTCTTTCAACAAATGCTATCTCTCtccaatcactaaaaaaatgggttttttttttatttttgtacaaaatttcaaaatttcatatttttttaaatcaattgatGGTACTACGTATAAAAATCGATAAGAACAAACGTGTTGTCGAAACTTCGTGTTTTTGTATTTTCGTTtggaaaatttatttataaatttaattttacagtttatatcttgtttttaaatttattagtttatgATATTTTCATtgtaattatttgaatttgtaaaCTCTATTCACTtgactatatttatttttaaaattaggtttgTGAACTTATATTAAGTGACACGTTATGTTGTTGAAAAGTCCATGTTCTATCTAGCTCAAGTACCGTGACTAGAATTGAAACTCATGTAATCTATTTTTTCATGAATGAGTAAAACCATATTGTTGCcaaaaagaaatatattttatttatcaatcaCCGACTACTAAATTTCAGGAACAATTTTACAAGATTATTTCAAGATCTTTTTGTTGACAAATGATGATTATATTAGCTCAACTATAAAAAGTAAAAGGTAAAACAAAAAATACTAGCTCGAAAAGGAAAATTCTAGCGATCCAAAAACATTATTACCACTATAGCTGAAATTAGGATTATAACACTTATAATGAATCACACATCTGTTAATGCAAACATAAATAAAATCTCGATAGTCTGTCGATTTTTTCtgattttgtttattttccaaatttctCAACACACAGAACAACCAAAATCGTACTACAAAGCTTACAATAGCGGAATCTTGATAACTCCAACCATTGATAGAAGAAACTTCGAATTTTCGAAGGAAAAAGCTAAGCTTGAACAcccattttttcaaaaaaattaaaaaatagccGGGTAATGCAAGATAATATGAAAGCCATATTCAACATCCACACATAAAACACAATTATCAGAAGCCACTATATTATGTTGGAAAAAGAATTGAATATAGGAGATATGATCCCTATGAAGTAAACAAACAAAGAAGAGTATACGAGTTTTAATTTcaaggtttttttttataattcctttttttattaatttatgttaaagataatcccacGTTGCTtaaaagaacaaatataaatgaatttataagtgtaaaggttcaaccacctattaactagttctagttattaggtaatggttgaacctaaacactctcataagcaTGTGGGCGAATTAtcacattctcaccaatttataattaattactcccaccaatatttctaatatggtatcagagcgggtCTGACTCGGGTTCTTAATTTGCTGGTTGTCCGtctggatgtccagtcccagcgGCCCGGTCCGGTATTGCCACTGcgtattaaatcaaaaattctAGTGGGTCTGGCCCGGATTCTTAATTTGCCGGTTGTCCGTCTGGATGTTCATTCCCAGCGGCCCGGTCCGGTGTTGCCGCTGCTTGTTAAATCAAAAGTTTCAGTTTCAGGGGGAGTCAATTTAAAGTGACAACCGGATGTCCAGTCCCGGTTAcacttgagggggagtgttaaagataatcccacattgcttaagagaacaaatataaatgaatttataagtttaaaggttcaaccacctattaactagttctagttattaggtaATGGTAGAACCTAAACACTCTTATAAGCATTTGGGTGAATTAtcacattctcaccaatttataattaattactcccacCAATATTTCTAATAATTTGTGATAATAATTCATTGAGCATTAATATCTGTTTAGAAACATTCAGTAAACTGACtacctccgtcccatttaagaagagacatatatctcatttttatttgtcccacttaagaaggccGTATCATGTTTTTTGTatcaatttatatgaatttttcttttttacccccttttctctttccataattaatgactattagtctatacacaaaatacaacactacCATAAATAGatgtaaaataagaaaacactatagtagttaatgctttcttaatatatgtgaaaaagtaatttgtcatttttaaacgggacggaggaagtatttattttataaaaatataaccgtaaaaaataatttattttaattttaatttctattcatttgattaattattttctaaattaatgTAACGGTGTAGTGTATGATTATAAGTATTTATTCGCACTGATAAAATACaagtaaaactaataaaatattacattactaaaggataaaataaatcaaaatttttataaaatgtaattaattaaaattataaataatataattaaatattttttgtttgatcaattataaataattttattatttatttatatcttatataaaaaaaattatttagatgaACCAAATTTATTAATACTTGTTTGTCTAAAAATGTATATTGATTTAGATCAGACATAGTagtaacataattaaaaaaaattaataatatcgtccaagtcaaataaaaaaatagaatacattttaaataacatgtataataattatattgtttaaaagatacattataaatatttgaaatctAGAACTTAAAAAGCATAACCATAATATTTTagatgataaaatttaaaaataatttaattttgtaattctattaaattatggactaacttattaaaataattatttttttaatcaacttgactctttattataatttaaggagcaattttttttattgtatctAAATATTGAGGTTATTTTTATAGCATCtctaaaaagtattaaaaactaattttaaaaattaaaataggcaacaattaaaaaaatggaaacttCTATTGAAAAGGATGGAATAAATTGTAGtgttttacaaataaaattaacgtAGTCACGAACAGAAAATAGAGTTGATGTGTTATTAGGAAGTGGCATGTTACATTAACTTTGGAATTGTCgaacaaaatcaaaaagaaagCGCAGCAGAGTCCAAATTGCattcaacaaattaaaaagcTCACACATTTCAAAGTGCACCCAACACAACTTGCTCATTAGAGTGCTGTCCCTATCCCTAATAACCCATAAATAAAACCCATTCTTTATTCTCTCCAACAACTTACCAAAGAATCAGTTCTTCCTCACCTCGtcaaataattcttttatttctgTGTGCTTAGTTTCAgaatttttaattgtatttcttAGATCAAAATGGCTCTCAGTAAGGCGATGATCACATGCAGCAGCCTCACAAGAAACAGCAAGCAGTTGATGGCGGGATCATCAAGATCCATGTCCTCATGGTGGCGCAGCGTTGAGCCAGCTCCTAAAGATCCTATTCTCGGTGTTACCGAGGCTTTTCTTGCTGACCCGTCTCCTGATAAAGTCAACGTCGGAGTTGTatgttatttcttttattaatataactcctttttatttgttttgttttgatttgattaattattattttttgaatatgtATTTGTTTTGGTTAAAAGGGTGCTTACAGAGATGACAATGGAAAGCCGGTTGTTTTGGAGTGTGTTAGAGAAGCTGAGAGACGTATTGCTGGAAACGCAAACATGTCAGTTAATTAATCAAACTGTTTTTTATTCAAGAATTTAAGGTTAAACTCATTTTGTAACATGTGAATTATTGGATTACTCCAGTATTATCAGCTGTGGTTGTATATATGATATAAGTAACCATATTTTTAAGTGGTAATTAATCATTTTTCCGAAACAATGCGATCAGACAGTTttcattttatgaaatttgtatATTTGGTGGAAGTGTAGGAGTGCAAATCATGATGGTTTACTCTGGGATGACGGTTGTGATACTGAAAATGTGGCTGTATGTGGTAGTGGAAACATGGATGTTGAATAGCCGTAGCAAAGTGTGTCCTGTAGAGCAGTAGTAGGATCAGTGATTCTGCGAATAGAGGCAAATTCTGGATTTAACATGATCATTATATCAGTTTTAGTTATGTTCTGCAAAGTAATAGCGATTGGAAACAATGGAGCATTTTGGTTGCCTCTCTACCAACTAGTCTTATGTCGATGATACTTTCTATGTTTTTGTGCAACTTTACCTGTGTTTCCTCTTTTTCACTTTTGTTGCCTCTCTTAGATATTTATAAAGTCTGTTGAAGACGTCTAAAAACTATTTGTCTTCTTATGAATCCCTATTTGACACCcctaaataaacaaaattatatcGGAAAACTATAGGACTTTGCAAGGTTTGCAACCTTCAAattgtgaatttttatttgtttatttatctcctttattaatcatttaaatgaatgtTCTCAATGTGCACTATTAAGTGAATACAGTATAACATAGTAAGCATACGAGTAATGattctcaaataaatttgaTGTAGAATTTAAGTGCTTGTTTGAAAACTTTAGTAATTGTAACAAGTCTTGTCTTTCTTCAAAATATAGTACTGGATTGTAGCCACACTACACTACAATGGTATTTTATAAGTGGCACAGTTTGGTGGCGCGTACCCTTAAATAATTTTGGATGTCGCAGCTGCCTTTAGATCTTTAGTCCTAACTCCAGCGATAGGACCTCTGAGTTGTACTACCAACATTGCATCATTGCCCTTGGAATTGACAATTATATTCTTACAAAAGAAAATTATTGAAATTGAGTTGattatgttttgttttcttgCAATCCTCTTTTTTGATGTTTACATCAGATCTCATGCTGTAATATGCTTGTTTCATTGtgttttactttaaaattttgCATGTTCTTGTTTCACAGAGATGCCTTAATTAATGTATTCTTGTGCAGGGAATATCTTCCTATGGGAGGGAGTGTCAAGATGGTGGAGCACACACTGAAATTGGCTTATGGAGAGAATTCTGAGTTCATTAAGGACAAAAGAATAGCAGCAGTGCAATCCCTCTCTGGGACCGGAGCATGCCGACTTTTTGCAGATTTTCAAAAGCGTTTTTGTCCTGAATCCCAAATTTACATACCAGTCCCAACATGGTCTAAGTGAGTATCGGTTGCTTTAATTCCCTTTTACTTAAGAAGGCATAAATCTTCATTGCTATCAACTTTTTGTGGTATTGGACCTGCATGTatcataattttgaaatttcttgTTCTCCTTTTACTTTCTTTGTTTAATACACATGGGTTTCTAACATTAGATTTCAACAGTCACCATAATATTTGGAGAGATGCTCAGGTTCCTCAGCAGACCTATCATTACTACCACCCAGAGTCCAGGGGCTTAGACTTCGTTGCACTGATGGACGATGTTAAGGTTTTAAGCTACATTTTAATCTTCTGAAGTagattattttaaatcaattgattcttttctttttgtgtGTGCATCTATGTTCTCTTTTGTTTCGTGTAAGGTTTTAAGCTGTTAACCTTTCACTTTTGTTCTGTCTGATTAATATAAATGTCTTACTGCAGAATGCTCCAAACGGCTCATTCTTTCTACTTCATGCTTGTGCTCATAATCCTACCGGGGTTGATCCAACTGAGGAACAATGGAGAGAGATTTCACAACTATTCAAGGTAAACAGGAACTGCCTTTCATCTCTTTGTTATAATGCATTCTGCATAAAGTTAGCTACCATGTGATAGGGGCATGAAAGATAAATATGTGATGGTTTTAATGTAAATACACTTTTTGAAAGTTTAGATTTTTCTTGTGAATCTCTGTCATTTAAAAACTGTAAAATATTGTCATTATtgttaaggataaatttaaacttaaaagtTATCTTCTTAAGTTTGCTTCCTATTTAATATTTAGCTGAATTCTTTTATATCAGTCATTTACACAGTTAAACAAGAATGACTCTGTAGCATCTTTATGGTTTGACCTGATTTTATCATTGTCTTTTATTATGAaataaggaaaaaaataaacttGGGCTTCAGCTGCGGGAATGTGCTTATTATTAAACTCAAAATGTATACTCTGTGTTGCTCATGTTTTCTGCAAATTTATTCTTGTTGCAACTCTAAGCTATTCTTGTACTGAACCTAAATGGACAGCAAAAAATGCTGAAGTTAATTTGAAACTATCACGCATCataatattttactaaaaaacaTGTTGTTTGCAGGTGAAAAATCATTTTGCCTTATTTGACATGGCATATCAAGGTTTTGCCAGTGGTGATCCAGAGAGAGATGCAAAGTCCATCAGAATTTTCCTCGAGGATGGTCATCATATTGGAATTGCTCAATCATATGCAAAAAATATGGGGCTCTATGGCCAGAGAGTAGGATGCCTCAGGTATTGTCACTGTCCTCTAAAATTTGGATCCATTTGACCTGAAATTATAACCTTTTGAACCTATTGATCATGTCACACAAGTTTATAGACTTGAACCATTTTCTCGTTTGGTATCAATTAGAATTTAGAGGTGATCAGGGAAAATAGTACACTGTTGAGTAATTCAGAGGCCAAATGTTCTCATTATTTCAAAGTGAAGAATTTTAATGTTTGTTGCAGTGTGCTCTGTGAAGATGAGAAACAAGCAGTTTGTGTGAAAAGTCAGCTGCAGCAACTTGCAAGGCCAATGTACAGCAATCCACCTGTTCATGGTGCACTCGTAGTTTCAACTATTCTTGAAAATCCAGACTTGAAGCAATTATGGCTCAAGGAAGTAAAGGTAGTTTATTATCACTCTCTTCATCAAGGTCTTAAATGGTGGAAACTGACAATATGGGATATTTTTCGCATCAGGTAATGGCTGATCGGATCATTTCCATGCGGACTGCTTTGCAAGAAAACCTAGAAAAGTTGGGTTCACCTTTATCATGGAAACACATTACTGATCAGGTATACAAGATTTCGACAAATGCCTCTAATGTGTGTGTGAAAATCGAACCAAACAAAACCGATAAATTTGGTTAGGTATGGTTTGTCATTATAAAAAAGTTGGTATTtctgttaggttttgttttgaagtaaaaaaaatctcaattcAGTCTTGAAACTAACTGAAtggaaaaaattgaaccaaactgaaaaatGAACCCACTAGTTCAGTTTggtttcaaatatttatattattgtaaattTGATTCGATTCAGTTTTTTTTCTA
Coding sequences within it:
- the LOC126679040 gene encoding aspartate aminotransferase, mitochondrial, which codes for MALSKAMITCSSLTRNSKQLMAGSSRSMSSWWRSVEPAPKDPILGVTEAFLADPSPDKVNVGVGAYRDDNGKPVVLECVREAERRIAGNANMEYLPMGGSVKMVEHTLKLAYGENSEFIKDKRIAAVQSLSGTGACRLFADFQKRFCPESQIYIPVPTWSNHHNIWRDAQVPQQTYHYYHPESRGLDFVALMDDVKNAPNGSFFLLHACAHNPTGVDPTEEQWREISQLFKVKNHFALFDMAYQGFASGDPERDAKSIRIFLEDGHHIGIAQSYAKNMGLYGQRVGCLSVLCEDEKQAVCVKSQLQQLARPMYSNPPVHGALVVSTILENPDLKQLWLKEVKVMADRIISMRTALQENLEKLGSPLSWKHITDQIGMFCYSGMTPEQVDRLTKEFHIYMTRNGRISMAGVTTGNVGYLANAIHEVTKSG